A window of the Tunturibacter empetritectus genome harbors these coding sequences:
- a CDS encoding NIPSNAP family protein, with amino-acid sequence MERRDFLTASLATSAFALANQVSAQTSSGKPREYYEIRRYHLQTGPQIKLTDSYLSDALIPALNRMGIAPVGAFHLDIGPETPTLYLLLPCTKLEALVSTELQLVHDEQFMKAAEPFWSAPATAPGFQRIESSLHIAFEGWPKLTPPAATAEHGKRIFQLRTYESPSSQDHIRKVEMFHHGEFDIFQRAGFSQVFYGDTLIGPRMPNLTYMLSFSDLTDLNVKWDKFRTDPEWIKLKGSPRYNFEEIVSNISNLILSPTAYSQI; translated from the coding sequence ATGGAAAGGCGTGACTTCTTGACCGCATCACTGGCAACCTCGGCGTTTGCACTCGCGAATCAGGTGTCTGCTCAGACCTCATCCGGCAAGCCGCGCGAATACTATGAGATTCGCAGATATCATTTGCAGACCGGACCGCAGATTAAGCTCACCGACAGCTACCTCTCGGACGCGTTGATCCCCGCGCTGAATCGAATGGGCATCGCGCCGGTCGGGGCGTTCCATCTGGACATTGGACCAGAGACGCCGACGCTGTACCTTCTGCTGCCATGCACAAAGCTGGAGGCGCTTGTCTCTACGGAGCTGCAGCTCGTGCACGACGAGCAGTTCATGAAGGCGGCGGAGCCTTTCTGGAGTGCACCTGCGACGGCTCCTGGGTTTCAGCGCATCGAGAGCTCACTTCATATTGCGTTTGAAGGCTGGCCAAAGTTGACTCCGCCGGCCGCAACGGCAGAGCACGGCAAGAGGATCTTTCAACTGCGCACCTACGAAAGTCCCAGTAGCCAGGACCATATCCGCAAGGTCGAGATGTTTCACCACGGAGAGTTCGACATCTTTCAACGTGCAGGATTCAGCCAGGTCTTCTACGGCGATACGTTGATCGGTCCGCGTATGCCGAACCTTACCTACATGCTTAGCTTCTCGGATCTGACGGACCTCAACGTCAAATGGGACAAGTTCCGCACTGATCCTGAGTGGATCAAGTTGAAGGGTTCGCCGCGTTACAACTTTGAAGAGATCGTGAGTAACATCTCGAATCTGATACTGAGCCCGACGGCTTACTCGCAGATCTAA
- a CDS encoding D-hexose-6-phosphate mutarotase, which yields MDINQLNEHFGLPGVLAFHATEGGLVRADITTPHATATVYLQGAHLTAWQPAGHQPAIFTSRKTDLKPGKAIRGGVPIAFPWFAARHDGKTGPSHGFARIQDWTLAFAALAGDDLHLTFTLGPNDLSRSLGYDHFRLAYQLTIGRTLTMQLTVANDAATPLVFEEALHTYYAVGDIHEISIAGLDGVSYLDKVDNFVKKLQHGDITVTGPTDRVYLDTAATCTLNDHTGKRRIVVAKTGSTTTVVWNPWEEGAAKLADMDPTEWHEFVAIETVNAAVDAITLAPGATHTMQARVSIEELSA from the coding sequence ATGGATATCAATCAACTGAACGAACACTTCGGCCTGCCGGGCGTGCTCGCATTTCACGCAACGGAAGGCGGCCTGGTGCGCGCCGACATTACGACGCCACATGCGACCGCAACCGTCTACCTGCAAGGCGCTCACCTGACAGCGTGGCAGCCTGCGGGCCATCAGCCTGCGATCTTTACCAGCCGCAAGACCGATCTCAAACCGGGTAAGGCTATTCGCGGCGGAGTGCCGATTGCGTTTCCGTGGTTTGCTGCGCGGCATGATGGCAAGACGGGGCCTTCGCATGGCTTCGCGCGGATTCAGGACTGGACGCTCGCATTTGCCGCGCTGGCCGGAGACGATCTGCACCTTACCTTTACGCTTGGGCCCAACGATCTCAGCCGAAGCCTGGGATACGATCACTTTCGTCTTGCCTATCAGCTCACCATTGGACGCACGCTGACGATGCAGCTGACCGTGGCCAACGATGCCGCTACGCCGCTTGTCTTCGAGGAGGCGCTCCACACCTACTACGCCGTGGGGGACATTCACGAGATTTCGATTGCGGGTCTCGATGGGGTCAGCTATCTCGACAAGGTCGATAACTTTGTAAAGAAGCTACAGCATGGTGACATTACGGTCACGGGCCCGACGGATCGTGTCTATCTGGACACGGCTGCGACCTGCACGTTGAACGACCACACGGGCAAGCGCCGCATCGTCGTGGCGAAGACCGGCTCCACTACTACTGTTGTGTGGAATCCTTGGGAAGAGGGAGCGGCAAAGTTGGCTGATATGGACCCGACGGAGTGGCATGAGTTCGTCGCGATTGAGACGGTGAATGCTGCGGTCGATGCGATTACTCTCGCTCCTGGCGCTACGCACACCATGCAGGCTCGAGTTTCGATAGAGGAGCTTTCTGCGTAA
- a CDS encoding endonuclease III domain-containing protein yields the protein MLAAPLFTDTRLEEIHRRLLAHYGRPQEREVWDPLKQFIYSMLSSRTKTEISLEVIRHLEERFGSWENLRDASLPEIEDAIRAVTFPEPKAINLKTALEQITRRCGSLSLDFLKGYRTDKIRLWLERFDGVGVKTSAAVVNFSSLRRRAMCVDSHHLRVTQRLGFVAKSADARETESRLMEMAPEEWTPEMLDEHHSLIKIHGQQLCMKNQPRCEECPLFDLCPAGKVEESRRDGVSGAGQAKFTKQGH from the coding sequence ATGCTGGCTGCGCCGCTGTTTACCGATACACGTCTGGAGGAGATTCATCGCCGGTTGCTGGCGCACTACGGCCGGCCACAGGAGCGGGAGGTGTGGGATCCGCTGAAGCAGTTCATCTACTCGATGCTGTCGTCGCGGACGAAGACGGAGATCTCGCTGGAGGTGATCCGTCATCTCGAAGAACGCTTTGGTAGTTGGGAGAATCTTCGCGATGCTTCGCTTCCGGAGATCGAAGATGCGATTCGGGCGGTGACGTTTCCTGAACCGAAGGCGATTAATTTGAAGACCGCGCTGGAACAGATTACGCGGCGTTGCGGATCGCTCTCGCTGGATTTTCTGAAGGGGTACCGCACGGACAAGATTCGCTTGTGGCTGGAGCGCTTTGATGGGGTGGGAGTGAAGACCAGCGCGGCGGTGGTGAACTTCAGTAGCTTGCGGCGCAGGGCGATGTGCGTGGATAGCCATCATCTTCGGGTGACGCAGCGGCTGGGGTTTGTCGCGAAGAGTGCGGATGCGCGCGAGACGGAGAGCCGGTTGATGGAGATGGCTCCGGAGGAGTGGACGCCGGAGATGCTGGATGAGCACCACTCTTTGATCAAGATTCACGGCCAGCAGCTTTGTATGAAGAACCAGCCGAGGTGCGAGGAGTGCCCGCTGTTCGATCTCTGCCCTGCCGGCAAAGTGGAGGAGAGCCGGCGAGATGGCGTGAGCGGAGCCGGGCAGGCAAAGTTCACAAAACAAGGTCATTGA
- a CDS encoding isoaspartyl peptidase/L-asparaginase → MSVKPVLLIHGGAWAMPDDAIAAHEAGIANALVAGYALLERGAAAVDAVEAAVAVMEDDDTFDAGRGSFLTQDGRVQMDALLMNGENLRTGGVACVERLRNPIRAARLVLDKSPHVYFVGTGAERFARQHGMALCDNMELVVPRERERLYKAQADELAGLPDETFSGSLESHDTVGAVALDGHGNIAAGTSTGGTLNKAPGRVGDSSLIGCGCYADNLSAAVSLTGWGEPIMKLVLGKWAVDRVAAGASPDEAAHAAIDYLFDRLGGHGGIILLGPDGRVGMAHNTPRMAWGLQTAAGREFGVTRN, encoded by the coding sequence ATGAGTGTGAAACCAGTTTTGTTAATTCATGGCGGTGCGTGGGCGATGCCTGACGACGCCATCGCTGCTCACGAAGCCGGTATCGCGAATGCTCTGGTTGCCGGTTATGCTCTGCTGGAACGAGGCGCTGCTGCGGTGGATGCCGTGGAGGCCGCTGTCGCAGTGATGGAGGACGATGACACCTTCGACGCGGGGCGTGGATCGTTTCTGACGCAGGATGGCCGGGTGCAGATGGATGCTCTGCTGATGAACGGGGAGAATCTTCGCACGGGCGGCGTGGCTTGCGTGGAGCGGCTGCGGAATCCGATACGGGCGGCTCGGCTGGTGCTGGATAAGTCGCCGCATGTGTACTTTGTCGGTACCGGGGCGGAGAGGTTCGCGCGGCAGCATGGCATGGCGCTGTGCGACAACATGGAGCTGGTGGTGCCGCGGGAGCGGGAGCGGTTGTATAAGGCTCAAGCTGATGAGCTGGCGGGCCTGCCGGATGAGACCTTTTCAGGAAGTCTTGAGTCGCACGATACGGTGGGCGCGGTGGCGCTCGATGGACATGGAAATATCGCGGCGGGGACGAGTACGGGCGGGACGTTGAATAAGGCGCCGGGGCGGGTGGGGGACTCTTCGCTGATAGGGTGTGGGTGCTATGCGGATAATCTTTCGGCGGCGGTGTCGCTGACGGGGTGGGGCGAGCCGATTATGAAGCTGGTGCTGGGCAAGTGGGCGGTGGATCGTGTGGCGGCTGGAGCCAGCCCTGACGAGGCTGCGCATGCGGCGATCGATTATCTCTTCGATCGGCTGGGCGGGCATGGCGGGATTATTTTGCTGGGACCGGATGGGCGCGTGGGGATGGCGCATAATACGCCGCGGATGGCCTGGGGGCTGCAGACGGCAGCGGGGAGAGAGTTCGGCGTTACTCGCAACTAG
- a CDS encoding TonB-dependent receptor: MVIHVEHRVVKVVAQAVANGAGLPTQRGATRMFNFKSRLFCFTALAAVLLLVCVSTGLKAQNISTAQLNGAVHDQTGAVIPNAAVSIADESKGFSRSTTTDAQGNYRLLLLPPGSYTVQATATGFNTYISKNVVLTTGEQAELPLSLSVGTTQVVTVSSGADIIETQRSSQSTTVDQLRIDNLPTNGRNYINFTLTNSQIARDAAPSVGAIPTSGLNFGGVRARSNSINVDGADAGDYISGGTRSTVSQDAVQEFQIITNGFAAEYGRASGGVVNIVTKSGTNATHASAFGFLRNRYIQATNPFSTVNQPAYTRVQAGFTVGGAIVPDKTFYFFSTEITRRQETGFSDIGSNNFGLTSIDVSRFYGVPGGALSIQGTPEQQAFLQNVPAATPGIQQYIALVGSGSSLATTGQNPAFLQSTIGPKNFVTSGQPTPASFTPLNSLIGNFPVTEKTEVYSLRIDHKLTGNQQLVLHASVSPSYITGIEESAANQNIGENSFSRTATQSLHDVAIAGQHTILIGNNKVNELRFQYARHPVRFANTDAPGGSSTAVNIPGYAYFGKTPFSVVDRIENQNQLQDNFTYTRGGHTFKAGIDLRYIPINLLQGQLYGGGDYTFAALNATDISPLLEGLPGFSPVQAYGLGIPQSFAQGIGQTTYKYDLKTLGGFLQDSWRATSRLTLNLGIRYDIEAFPTQLALNSNTNAAERIYGIREGIRLQDSNFAPRVGVAWDVRGDAKTVVRANYGLFYDRAPGNLESQSTSFNSTKVPLVILGGGSPCSVASPNAAASPLNLNATNAFQGSLANPNCLGASAAGVNYLASQQRFDPNNSNSVFVNQNFLAAGFPLAILPSGLPADLHYVTPYVQQMSFGVEKDLGHDLSLNVAFNSTGGRHLNRPVNVNPVNPQLLVANWRNAVNAVKAGTAAPGTASPTSNPLTVGTAAGVNPCGVGPTGPFVTPALLNFFRRSGLNTSLATFLANPSVGGGQCVALASEIAAGDGLGVGIPVPFGDMSPNLTTGTSSYNALSANLRKRFSTNYEFLVSYTWSHAIDDSTDVVSTSDAPQSNFAPNAERSTSTFDQRHRLVLSGVYNSGHLGGSGFFPAAFSGVTVAPIFEISSGRPFNILTGSDTNFDFDPLTDRPNAVAPGSGTTSCGTAPVLSKYSPTGAFNLPCYADAPADAGPASSYFAGNLGRNVGVKPYTVFTDLRIAKAFTFSHEIALQVTADVFNLINKNNTLDVNLLYTAAGTPTASSDPRQFQFGARVSF, encoded by the coding sequence ATGGTCATTCATGTAGAACATCGCGTCGTCAAAGTTGTCGCTCAGGCCGTCGCCAACGGGGCTGGGCTGCCGACACAACGGGGAGCAACACGCATGTTCAACTTCAAGTCGCGGCTTTTCTGTTTCACCGCTCTGGCCGCTGTTCTTCTTCTGGTGTGCGTCTCCACCGGCCTCAAGGCTCAAAACATCTCTACGGCGCAGCTCAATGGCGCGGTTCACGACCAGACCGGAGCGGTGATTCCGAATGCCGCCGTTTCGATTGCGGATGAATCGAAGGGCTTTTCGCGCTCGACCACGACGGATGCACAGGGCAACTATCGCCTGCTGCTGCTGCCGCCGGGGAGCTACACGGTGCAGGCGACGGCGACGGGCTTCAACACCTACATCAGCAAGAATGTGGTTTTGACGACTGGCGAACAGGCTGAGCTGCCGCTGTCTCTTTCGGTGGGGACGACGCAGGTTGTTACGGTGAGCTCGGGCGCGGATATTATCGAGACGCAGCGCAGCTCGCAGTCCACGACGGTCGATCAACTGCGCATCGACAACCTGCCGACGAACGGACGCAACTACATCAACTTCACGCTGACGAACTCGCAGATTGCGCGCGATGCTGCGCCTTCGGTGGGCGCGATTCCGACTTCGGGACTGAACTTCGGTGGTGTTCGGGCGCGGTCGAACTCGATCAACGTCGACGGCGCCGATGCGGGGGATTACATCTCCGGAGGCACGCGGTCGACCGTGTCGCAGGATGCGGTGCAGGAGTTTCAGATCATCACGAACGGCTTTGCGGCGGAGTACGGCAGGGCGTCGGGCGGCGTGGTGAATATTGTGACTAAATCAGGCACAAATGCGACGCATGCAAGCGCCTTCGGGTTTCTGCGCAATCGCTACATTCAGGCGACTAACCCGTTTTCGACGGTGAATCAGCCGGCGTATACGCGGGTTCAGGCGGGCTTTACCGTTGGCGGCGCGATCGTTCCCGATAAGACGTTTTACTTCTTTTCGACTGAGATTACACGGCGGCAGGAGACAGGCTTTTCCGATATCGGCTCGAACAACTTTGGGCTGACGAGCATCGATGTGAGCCGGTTCTACGGGGTTCCGGGCGGTGCGCTTTCGATTCAGGGGACGCCGGAGCAGCAGGCGTTTTTGCAGAACGTTCCAGCGGCCACTCCGGGGATTCAGCAGTACATCGCCCTGGTCGGATCGGGGTCGTCGCTGGCTACGACCGGTCAAAATCCTGCGTTTCTGCAGTCGACGATTGGCCCTAAGAACTTTGTGACTTCGGGCCAGCCGACGCCTGCTTCGTTTACGCCGCTCAACAGCCTGATCGGAAACTTTCCTGTGACGGAGAAGACCGAGGTCTATTCGCTGCGCATCGATCATAAGCTGACGGGCAATCAGCAGCTGGTTTTGCACGCCAGTGTGAGCCCCAGCTACATCACTGGAATCGAGGAGAGTGCGGCGAACCAGAATATCGGCGAGAACTCTTTCTCCCGCACCGCGACACAGAGTCTGCATGATGTCGCGATTGCAGGGCAGCATACGATCCTGATCGGCAACAACAAGGTGAATGAGCTGCGCTTTCAATATGCGCGGCACCCGGTGCGATTCGCCAATACGGACGCGCCCGGGGGCAGCAGTACCGCGGTGAATATTCCGGGCTATGCGTACTTTGGCAAGACTCCGTTCTCGGTTGTTGACCGGATTGAGAATCAGAATCAGCTGCAGGACAACTTTACCTACACGCGCGGCGGCCACACGTTCAAGGCTGGTATCGACCTTCGGTACATCCCGATCAACCTGCTGCAGGGGCAGCTTTATGGTGGCGGCGACTATACGTTCGCTGCCCTGAATGCAACCGATATTTCGCCCTTGCTGGAGGGGTTGCCGGGCTTCTCTCCGGTGCAGGCTTATGGCCTGGGAATTCCACAGTCGTTCGCGCAGGGCATTGGGCAGACGACGTACAAGTACGACCTGAAGACGCTCGGAGGCTTTCTGCAGGACAGCTGGCGCGCGACCAGCAGGCTAACGTTGAACCTCGGAATCCGGTACGACATTGAGGCCTTCCCGACGCAGCTTGCGCTGAACTCCAACACGAATGCGGCTGAGAGGATCTATGGGATTCGGGAGGGCATTCGCCTGCAGGATAGCAACTTCGCGCCGCGGGTTGGAGTTGCATGGGACGTGCGCGGCGATGCGAAGACGGTGGTCCGCGCGAACTACGGGCTGTTCTACGATCGCGCTCCGGGAAATCTTGAGTCGCAGTCGACGAGCTTCAATTCGACCAAGGTGCCGCTGGTGATTCTTGGCGGCGGGTCGCCTTGCAGTGTAGCGAGTCCGAATGCTGCGGCGAGCCCGCTGAATCTGAACGCAACGAATGCGTTTCAGGGATCGCTGGCCAATCCGAACTGCCTGGGCGCGAGTGCTGCGGGGGTCAACTATCTTGCGAGTCAGCAGCGGTTCGATCCCAACAACTCGAACTCCGTCTTCGTCAATCAGAACTTTCTGGCTGCGGGTTTTCCTCTGGCGATTCTTCCCTCGGGGCTGCCTGCGGACCTGCACTATGTGACGCCGTATGTGCAGCAGATGTCGTTTGGAGTGGAGAAGGATCTCGGGCACGATCTATCGCTGAACGTTGCGTTTAATTCGACCGGTGGGCGTCACCTGAACCGTCCGGTCAATGTGAATCCGGTCAATCCACAGCTGCTCGTCGCCAACTGGCGTAATGCGGTGAACGCGGTGAAGGCAGGGACGGCGGCGCCTGGAACTGCCAGCCCTACCTCCAACCCGCTGACGGTCGGAACGGCGGCTGGGGTTAATCCCTGCGGAGTCGGCCCCACGGGACCCTTTGTTACTCCTGCGCTGCTCAACTTCTTTCGCCGGTCGGGGCTCAACACCTCGCTTGCGACCTTTCTTGCGAATCCGAGTGTAGGCGGCGGACAGTGCGTTGCGCTAGCTAGCGAGATTGCTGCCGGGGATGGGCTTGGCGTGGGTATTCCTGTTCCGTTCGGCGATATGTCGCCCAACCTGACGACGGGAACCTCGAGCTATAACGCTCTGAGCGCAAACCTGAGGAAGCGCTTTTCGACGAACTATGAGTTCCTCGTAAGCTACACGTGGTCGCATGCGATTGATGACTCGACCGACGTGGTCTCGACCTCGGATGCTCCGCAGAGCAACTTTGCGCCCAATGCGGAGCGCAGCACCTCGACCTTCGACCAGCGCCATCGCCTGGTGCTGTCGGGGGTGTATAACTCGGGCCATCTCGGCGGCTCGGGATTCTTTCCTGCGGCGTTCTCCGGCGTAACCGTGGCGCCGATCTTTGAGATCTCCTCGGGCCGGCCGTTCAACATCTTGACCGGAAGCGATACAAACTTCGACTTCGATCCGCTGACAGACAGGCCGAACGCGGTCGCGCCTGGCAGTGGGACGACGAGTTGCGGCACGGCGCCGGTGTTGTCCAAATACTCTCCGACGGGGGCGTTCAATCTGCCCTGCTATGCGGATGCGCCTGCAGACGCAGGCCCGGCGAGCAGCTACTTCGCAGGCAATCTCGGCCGCAATGTTGGAGTAAAACCGTACACGGTGTTCACGGATCTGCGAATCGCGAAGGCGTTCACGTTTTCGCATGAGATTGCGCTGCAGGTGACTGCGGATGTCTTCAACCTGATCAACAAGAACAACACGCTTGATGTGAACCTGCTCTACACCGCGGCCGGCACGCCAACTGCCTCGTCCGATCCGCGGCAGTTTCAATTCGGAGCGCGTGTCTCTTTCTAG
- the poxB gene encoding ubiquinone-dependent pyruvate dehydrogenase translates to MAKTIADLIVESLKNAGVKRVYGLPGDSLNGFTDSLRRDGTIEWVHVRNEEVAAFAAGADAHLTGSLAVCAASCGPGNLHLINGLFDCHRNRVPVLAIAAHIPSTEIGTNYFQETHPQNLFKECSHYCEMVGIPEQMPRVLEIAMRTAINLSGVSVLVLPGDVLLHKAPADHNLVPIRSANPVIRPNDDELRDAAEILNSAAKVTILGGAGCIGAHKELIATAEALKSPIVHALRGKEYIEYENPFDVGMTGLLGFSSGYHAMEDCDVLLMLGTDFPYPQFFPSHAKIIQVDLRGDQIGRRTKVDLGLVGSIKDTLSALLPLLTTKTDRAHLDTKTKDYKKVREGLDELAGPDDNKTPIHPQYVAKLIDQLAADDAIFTCDVGTPTVWSARYLTMNGRRRLLGSFSHGSMASAVPQAIGAQTAFPTRQVVTLSGDGGLAMMLGDLLTLRQLKLPIKMVVFNNGALAFVELEMKAGGIVNYATDLDNPSFADLANSIGIHGVHVDKPNNLESALKTALATPGPALIEVMVNRQELSMPPHISLDQMKGFSLYMAKSVFSGRGDEIIDLAKTNILQRILS, encoded by the coding sequence ATGGCAAAGACAATCGCTGACCTGATCGTAGAAAGCCTGAAGAACGCTGGTGTAAAGCGCGTCTACGGCCTCCCGGGCGACTCGCTCAACGGATTTACCGACTCCCTCCGCCGCGACGGCACCATCGAATGGGTCCACGTGCGCAACGAGGAGGTCGCCGCATTTGCCGCAGGCGCGGACGCCCACCTCACCGGCTCCCTCGCAGTCTGCGCCGCAAGCTGTGGCCCTGGCAATCTCCATCTCATCAACGGCCTCTTCGACTGCCATCGCAATCGTGTCCCCGTGCTCGCCATTGCCGCCCACATCCCCAGCACCGAGATCGGCACCAACTACTTTCAGGAGACCCATCCGCAAAATCTCTTCAAAGAGTGCAGCCACTACTGCGAGATGGTCGGCATCCCCGAGCAGATGCCCCGCGTGCTCGAGATCGCTATGCGCACCGCCATCAACCTCTCCGGCGTCTCCGTCCTCGTGCTGCCCGGCGATGTCCTCCTCCACAAAGCCCCCGCCGATCACAACCTCGTTCCTATCAGAAGCGCAAACCCCGTCATCCGCCCCAACGACGACGAGCTGCGCGATGCCGCAGAGATCCTGAACTCCGCAGCAAAGGTCACCATCCTCGGCGGCGCCGGTTGCATTGGCGCGCACAAAGAATTGATCGCTACCGCCGAAGCCTTGAAGTCCCCAATCGTTCACGCACTCCGTGGCAAAGAGTACATCGAGTACGAGAATCCCTTCGACGTCGGCATGACCGGCCTGCTCGGGTTCAGCTCCGGATATCACGCCATGGAAGATTGCGACGTCTTGCTCATGCTCGGCACCGACTTCCCCTATCCGCAGTTCTTCCCCAGCCACGCGAAGATCATCCAGGTGGACCTCCGCGGCGACCAGATCGGGCGGCGCACCAAGGTCGATCTCGGTCTCGTCGGCTCCATCAAGGACACCCTCTCCGCGCTCCTTCCCCTGCTCACCACAAAGACCGATCGCGCCCACCTTGACACCAAGACAAAGGACTACAAAAAAGTCCGCGAAGGTCTGGACGAGCTGGCCGGCCCGGACGACAACAAGACTCCTATCCACCCGCAGTACGTCGCAAAACTCATCGACCAGTTAGCAGCCGACGACGCCATCTTCACCTGCGATGTAGGCACCCCCACCGTCTGGTCCGCCCGATATCTCACGATGAACGGCCGCCGCCGCCTCCTCGGCTCCTTCTCCCACGGATCGATGGCCTCTGCGGTCCCGCAAGCCATCGGCGCACAAACGGCCTTCCCCACCCGTCAGGTCGTCACGCTCTCCGGCGACGGCGGCCTCGCCATGATGCTCGGCGACCTCCTCACCCTCCGCCAGCTCAAGCTCCCCATCAAGATGGTCGTCTTCAACAACGGCGCTCTGGCCTTCGTCGAGCTCGAGATGAAGGCCGGAGGCATCGTCAACTATGCCACCGACCTCGACAACCCCAGCTTCGCCGATCTGGCCAACTCCATCGGCATACACGGAGTTCACGTTGATAAACCGAACAACCTCGAATCTGCACTGAAGACGGCACTCGCAACTCCGGGGCCTGCACTGATCGAAGTGATGGTCAATCGACAGGAGCTCTCCATGCCGCCGCACATCAGTCTCGACCAGATGAAGGGCTTCTCGCTCTACATGGCAAAAAGCGTCTTCAGCGGACGCGGCGACGAGATTATCGACCTCGCAAAGACAAACATCCTCCAGCGAATCCTGTCTTAA
- a CDS encoding nucleoside hydrolase: MSRRSPLFRVVLFCAAISQLSNAQARRMVLIDQDGSGPGGSNQMAMMVLLQSPQAEVLGITMVSGNAWEPEEVQHTLRMLELIHRTDVPVVPGAIFPLVRTEEESKIQQQLYGTFPWYGAWGDLTATTSRQPYHGPYVVPKMEEGEPTLKPLAEDAVHFLIRQVHAHPHQVTIYAAGPLTNIALAISIDPHFAELTQGIVIMGGSLSPQTGDPEFANNPRHEFNFWFDPEASHITLRAHWPRIDLTTVDISIKTAFTKAMLEEIARSPNPGAKYLAAYTGEFYYLWDELTAAAWLDPAIITKEEKLYVDVDLTRGPFYGDTLSWTAANKPRLDVQLVHVQKDLDLPRFNKLFIELMKGPPQIESSAK; the protein is encoded by the coding sequence ATGAGCCGAAGATCCCCTCTGTTCCGCGTCGTGCTTTTTTGCGCTGCGATCTCGCAGCTTTCCAATGCTCAGGCCAGGCGTATGGTCTTGATCGATCAGGACGGCTCCGGCCCGGGCGGCTCTAACCAGATGGCGATGATGGTGCTGCTGCAGTCACCGCAGGCCGAAGTGCTGGGCATCACGATGGTGAGCGGAAATGCGTGGGAGCCGGAGGAGGTGCAGCATACGCTGCGTATGCTCGAACTGATTCATCGGACGGATGTTCCTGTTGTGCCGGGGGCGATTTTTCCGCTGGTCAGAACCGAGGAAGAATCGAAGATTCAGCAACAGCTTTATGGGACGTTTCCCTGGTACGGGGCTTGGGGCGATCTGACCGCGACGACGAGTCGCCAGCCATACCATGGACCTTACGTTGTTCCAAAGATGGAGGAGGGCGAACCGACGTTGAAGCCTTTGGCGGAGGATGCAGTGCACTTTCTCATCCGTCAGGTTCATGCGCATCCGCATCAGGTCACGATCTACGCCGCTGGCCCGCTCACGAATATTGCGCTTGCGATCTCGATCGATCCTCACTTCGCCGAGCTCACGCAGGGCATCGTGATTATGGGCGGCAGCCTGAGTCCGCAGACGGGCGATCCGGAGTTTGCGAACAATCCCCGGCACGAGTTCAACTTCTGGTTCGATCCGGAGGCCTCCCACATCACGCTTCGCGCGCACTGGCCACGCATCGACCTCACGACAGTCGATATCTCCATCAAGACAGCATTCACCAAAGCGATGCTGGAAGAGATCGCTCGTTCGCCTAACCCAGGTGCGAAGTATCTGGCGGCGTACACGGGCGAGTTCTACTACTTGTGGGACGAGCTTACGGCCGCAGCGTGGCTCGATCCAGCGATCATCACCAAAGAGGAGAAGCTATACGTTGATGTGGACCTGACTCGAGGCCCGTTCTACGGAGACACGCTTTCGTGGACTGCGGCCAACAAGCCTCGACTCGATGTGCAGCTTGTTCACGTCCAGAAAGATCTCGATCTGCCGCGATTCAACAAACTCTTTATCGAACTGATGAAGGGGCCGCCTCAGATTGAATCTTCAGCGAAGTAA
- a CDS encoding KTSC domain-containing protein: protein MPSSVIAAMSYNDEGRILTLVYRGNRGVYRYFNVPPEEFAAFCAAPSKGVYLNEVFKIKQYHYERIANRQLSSHHQPGDS, encoded by the coding sequence ATGCCTTCCAGCGTCATCGCCGCCATGTCCTACAACGACGAAGGCCGAATCCTCACCCTCGTCTATCGCGGGAACCGGGGTGTCTATCGGTACTTCAACGTTCCGCCGGAGGAGTTTGCAGCATTTTGCGCAGCGCCATCAAAGGGTGTCTATCTCAACGAAGTCTTCAAGATAAAGCAATACCACTACGAACGCATCGCAAACCGTCAACTGTCCTCCCATCATCAACCAGGTGATTCATAA
- a CDS encoding Maf family protein, which translates to MLILASGSPRRHELLTQAGLTFTAKAADLDEDLLPSEAAAAYVQRLAEEKAQAVWNAHRASDTAEDPLVVLGADTCVVVEGQILGKPTDSADARRMLELLSGRTHAVLTGIAAITAKKTVRDLDITQVTFNVITDSEIGRYISSGEPLDKAGAYAIQGYAARWIPRIEGCYFNVVGLPIARTITLLAQAESDTPAVEKV; encoded by the coding sequence ATGCTCATCCTTGCCTCTGGTTCGCCACGCCGCCACGAACTTCTCACACAGGCGGGTCTTACGTTTACTGCGAAGGCTGCCGACCTCGACGAAGATCTGTTGCCGAGCGAAGCCGCTGCCGCTTATGTGCAGCGGCTTGCGGAAGAGAAGGCGCAGGCTGTGTGGAACGCTCATAGAGCCTCGGACACGGCTGAAGACCCGCTGGTTGTTCTTGGCGCGGACACCTGTGTTGTTGTCGAGGGACAGATTCTGGGCAAGCCCACAGACAGCGCCGACGCACGCCGCATGCTGGAACTCTTGAGCGGGCGCACTCATGCGGTGTTGACGGGGATCGCGGCTATCACGGCGAAGAAGACGGTTCGGGATCTCGATATCACCCAGGTGACCTTCAACGTCATCACCGACTCGGAGATCGGGCGATATATCTCGAGCGGAGAGCCTCTCGACAAGGCGGGAGCCTATGCGATTCAGGGGTACGCGGCACGGTGGATTCCGCGCATCGAAGGCTGCTACTTCAATGTTGTTGGCCTGCCGATCGCTCGCACGATCACGCTTCTCGCCCAGGCGGAATCGGATACACCAGCTGTAGAGAAGGTCTAG